The Methylacidimicrobium sp. B4 genome contains a region encoding:
- a CDS encoding ABC-type transport auxiliary lipoprotein family protein → MNPRILATRRLFFLSLCLPFFGCMSRPARLPSESFSFAPSTGSSAKEGGSHLTLVVRSVRVVAAFAGEDFVYRASDYRYERDPYAHFLASPELLIRSAVSDILQSSGLFQAVVAGGSAVMTHSFAEISVRQLYGDFRPGRPPAAVIALRFLLVQSPGGIPLWEETIARRVPLRERSTSSLMAGWNAGIHQILAEAGPSLAKQIRAADEAARKALEKVEAAPVPKPPPPPTPAQTVPAEG, encoded by the coding sequence ATGAATCCGCGTATCCTCGCCACCCGCCGGCTCTTCTTCCTCTCCCTCTGCCTTCCCTTTTTCGGCTGCATGAGCCGGCCGGCCCGCCTCCCTTCGGAAAGCTTCAGCTTCGCTCCGTCCACCGGCTCTTCGGCGAAGGAGGGAGGCTCCCACCTCACCCTCGTGGTCCGCTCCGTCCGCGTGGTCGCCGCGTTTGCCGGTGAGGATTTCGTCTACCGGGCCTCGGACTACCGCTATGAACGCGACCCTTATGCCCATTTCCTCGCCTCTCCTGAGCTGCTGATCCGAAGCGCAGTCAGCGACATTCTTCAAAGCTCCGGTCTCTTCCAAGCGGTCGTTGCCGGCGGGAGCGCGGTCATGACCCATTCCTTCGCGGAAATTTCCGTCCGCCAGCTCTACGGGGACTTTCGTCCCGGACGCCCGCCAGCGGCGGTGATTGCACTCCGCTTCCTTCTGGTTCAATCCCCCGGGGGCATCCCTCTCTGGGAAGAGACCATCGCCCGCCGTGTCCCGCTCCGGGAGCGGAGCACCTCCTCCCTCATGGCGGGATGGAACGCGGGCATCCACCAAATCCTCGCGGAGGCGGGTCCTTCCCTCGCCAAGCAGATCCGGGCCGCCGACGAGGCGGCGCGCAAGGCCTTAGAGAAGGTGGAAGCGGCCCCTGTCCCCAAGCCGCCTCCGCCTCCTACCCCCGCGCAAACGGTCCCGGCCGAAGGGTAA
- a CDS encoding ABC transporter ATP-binding protein, producing the protein MTVASGPVIEVRNLRAGYGETVILQGISFSVNRGEIFAILGGSGSGKSTLLKHMIGLYPPRAGEVRIEGKNLVTLEGEERTELLLRFGVMYQNGALFGSMTVRENVRVPLDVFTELPLAVRNAVAEAKLAQVGLSSAIEKMPSELSGGMRKRAAIARAMALDPVIVFLDEPSAGLDPVSSADLDNLIKRLAKDFSITFVMVTHELASIFGIADRVILLDGRSKRIIAEGDPRALRDTSTIPLVQHFFRREGESPEGAATP; encoded by the coding sequence ATGACGGTCGCTTCCGGTCCGGTCATCGAGGTCCGCAACCTCCGCGCGGGCTATGGAGAAACGGTCATCCTTCAAGGGATCTCCTTTTCCGTGAACCGGGGGGAGATCTTCGCCATCCTCGGTGGCTCGGGCTCGGGCAAGAGCACGCTGCTCAAGCACATGATCGGTCTCTACCCCCCACGCGCGGGAGAGGTGCGGATCGAGGGGAAGAACCTGGTCACCCTCGAAGGCGAGGAACGAACCGAGCTCCTGCTCCGGTTCGGGGTCATGTATCAGAATGGTGCCCTTTTTGGCTCCATGACCGTGCGCGAAAACGTCCGGGTCCCCCTCGATGTCTTCACCGAGCTTCCCCTCGCGGTGCGCAATGCGGTCGCGGAAGCCAAGCTCGCCCAGGTCGGCCTCTCGAGCGCCATCGAAAAGATGCCTTCGGAGCTAAGCGGCGGGATGCGCAAGCGGGCGGCCATCGCCCGGGCGATGGCGCTCGATCCGGTCATCGTCTTCCTCGACGAGCCCTCGGCCGGCCTCGATCCGGTGAGCTCCGCCGACCTGGACAATCTGATCAAAAGGCTTGCCAAAGACTTTTCGATCACCTTTGTAATGGTCACCCATGAATTGGCGAGCATCTTCGGGATCGCCGACCGCGTCATCCTCCTGGATGGCCGCAGCAAGAGGATCATTGCCGAGGGCGATCCGAGAGCCTTGCGGGACACCTCGACGATTCCGCTAGTCCAGCACTTCTTCCGCCGGGAGGGAGAATCTCCAGAGGGCGCTGCGACCCCATGA
- a CDS encoding MlaD family protein produces MSRKIRDFKIGLFVLAAAGLLVGGLLAFGLRDAFQEHFYFETYVTGGATGLSVGSPVLLDGVPIGKVSQISFSWIVYPQYPSHYVVVVGEVNPGVLGKATWAEQERQLRAEIDHGLRARIQGQGITGTSVVALEYVDPKRHPPRSVPWEPKHYYIPSAPGQFKDIVQQVETVLEKLAAIDFPSLGASANGLLGELRHTNGQIKILLDETTTTLASGNLPQLFEATDRTLLQLRDTSNNLNEMIQDLRRYPAGFLFGQPPPRPSSLQGPDR; encoded by the coding sequence ATGAGCCGCAAGATCAGAGATTTCAAGATCGGACTCTTCGTGCTCGCCGCCGCGGGACTCCTCGTCGGGGGGCTGCTGGCCTTCGGGCTGCGGGATGCGTTCCAGGAGCACTTCTATTTCGAGACCTACGTCACCGGCGGTGCGACGGGCCTATCCGTCGGCTCTCCCGTCCTGCTGGACGGGGTGCCGATCGGCAAGGTCAGCCAGATCTCCTTTAGCTGGATCGTCTATCCGCAGTATCCCTCTCACTATGTCGTTGTCGTAGGGGAGGTCAACCCGGGCGTGCTCGGGAAAGCCACCTGGGCAGAGCAGGAGCGGCAGCTGCGAGCCGAGATCGACCATGGATTGCGGGCACGCATCCAAGGCCAGGGAATCACGGGGACGAGCGTCGTCGCCCTCGAATATGTCGATCCCAAGCGCCATCCCCCCCGTTCTGTCCCGTGGGAGCCGAAGCACTACTACATCCCCTCGGCTCCCGGCCAGTTCAAGGATATCGTGCAGCAGGTCGAAACCGTGCTGGAAAAGCTCGCTGCGATCGACTTCCCCAGCCTGGGCGCGAGCGCCAACGGCCTGCTTGGGGAGCTCCGCCACACCAACGGCCAGATCAAGATCCTGCTCGATGAGACGACCACGACCTTGGCCTCGGGCAACCTCCCGCAGCTCTTCGAGGCGACCGACCGCACGCTCTTGCAACTTCGGGATACGTCGAACAACCTCAACGAGATGATCCAGGATCTCCGGCGCTATCCGGCTGGCTTCCTCTTTGGCCAGCCCCCTCCCCGGCCCTCGAGCCTCCAAGGACCGGATCGATGA
- a CDS encoding ABC transporter permease, with translation MNPRRVGALVLRYTYVYQRSLLRLLEIFFWPAIDLLVWGFLTLYLQQEGRVLPAGIAFLVGAVIFWDIIFRSQQGITLSFLEDIWSRNLLNLFAAPVRVTEFVGATCLVGILKTLVVGAYLGLLAFCLYRFNLLAIGPALLPLFANLLLMGWSLGIATTGLLLRWGQAAEALAWAIPFAIQPFAAVFYPVSTLPSWLRPLSWAIPATHAFEGMRLALRGRSAWGELAYATLLNLVYLALAGAWFGLLFTAARRKGLLAKIGTQ, from the coding sequence ATGAACCCTCGGCGCGTCGGAGCCCTGGTTCTCCGCTATACCTACGTCTACCAACGGAGCCTCCTGCGGCTGCTGGAGATCTTCTTCTGGCCGGCCATCGACCTGCTCGTCTGGGGCTTCCTGACTCTCTACCTGCAGCAGGAGGGGCGGGTGCTTCCCGCGGGGATCGCGTTCCTCGTGGGAGCGGTGATCTTTTGGGACATCATCTTCCGCTCGCAACAGGGAATCACGCTCTCCTTCCTCGAGGACATCTGGTCGCGTAACCTGCTCAATCTCTTTGCAGCTCCGGTGCGCGTCACCGAGTTCGTGGGGGCGACCTGCCTGGTGGGGATCCTGAAGACGTTGGTGGTGGGGGCCTATCTGGGTCTGCTCGCCTTTTGCCTCTATCGGTTCAATCTGCTCGCGATCGGCCCGGCGCTCCTTCCGCTCTTCGCCAATCTCCTCTTGATGGGCTGGTCGCTCGGGATCGCGACGACCGGGCTTTTGCTTCGCTGGGGCCAGGCCGCGGAAGCGCTCGCGTGGGCGATCCCCTTTGCGATCCAGCCCTTTGCGGCCGTCTTCTACCCGGTCAGCACCCTTCCGTCTTGGTTGCGACCGCTGAGCTGGGCGATCCCCGCAACCCATGCCTTCGAGGGGATGCGGCTCGCCCTCCGCGGGCGTTCCGCCTGGGGAGAGCTCGCCTACGCGACCCTCCTCAACCTGGTCTACCTGGCTCTGGCCGGCGCCTGGTTCGGCCTTCTCTTCACGGCGGCGCGGCGGAAGGGGCTGCTGGCGAAGATCGGAACCCAGTAA
- a CDS encoding ABC transporter ATP-binding protein, with protein sequence MSEVVVGVEGLRKEFSPGQPVVSGLSFSLRRGEALGLLGPNGAGKTTVVHLLLGLTTPTAGKVEIFGLPVPRMRVPILERANFASAYALLPSNLTVRQNLMVFARIYGVARPREKIAGLLSDLEIGPLGDRVAGELSAGEAARVSLCKALLNDPELLLLDEPTAGLDPDIADKVRRLLRRLQVERGIAMLYTSHNMREVEEVCDRVLFLRRGRLLAEGSPAEVLQRFRCEDLETLFIQLAREEEETLPEEPGGNHGGSG encoded by the coding sequence ATGAGCGAGGTTGTCGTCGGGGTCGAGGGGTTGCGGAAGGAGTTTTCGCCCGGCCAACCGGTGGTGAGCGGGCTCTCCTTTTCCCTGCGCCGGGGAGAGGCGCTCGGGCTGCTGGGACCCAACGGGGCGGGGAAGACGACCGTCGTCCATCTCCTGCTCGGCCTGACCACTCCCACCGCGGGCAAGGTCGAGATCTTCGGCCTGCCGGTGCCCAGGATGCGGGTTCCGATCCTCGAGCGGGCCAACTTTGCCTCGGCGTATGCGCTCCTCCCCTCGAACCTGACCGTTCGCCAGAACCTGATGGTCTTCGCCCGGATCTACGGGGTCGCCCGGCCGCGGGAGAAGATCGCCGGGCTCTTGTCGGATCTGGAGATCGGCCCGCTGGGCGATCGGGTCGCCGGAGAGCTCTCCGCGGGCGAGGCGGCGCGGGTGAGCCTCTGCAAGGCGCTGCTCAACGATCCGGAGCTCCTGCTCCTCGACGAGCCGACGGCGGGGCTCGATCCCGACATCGCGGACAAGGTTCGCCGACTGCTTCGTCGGCTCCAGGTCGAGCGGGGAATCGCCATGCTCTATACCTCGCACAACATGCGCGAGGTGGAAGAGGTCTGCGACCGGGTCCTCTTTCTGCGGCGAGGACGCCTTCTTGCCGAGGGGAGCCCGGCCGAAGTGCTGCAGCGCTTCCGCTGCGAGGACCTGGAGACCCTCTTCATTCAATTGGCTCGGGAAGAAGAGGAGACCCTTCCCGAAGAGCCCGGAGGGAATCACGGTGGGAGCGGATAG
- the mscL gene encoding large conductance mechanosensitive channel protein MscL: MAGRLLEEFRQFALKGNAIDMAVGVVVGTAFNKIVDSMVNDLFLPPLGIAVGGVDFKDLLWVLKPAVTAGGKVVSPEVAIRYGQFVNAVIQFLIIAWSVFLAVKVMTKLGTLTLRQGPKPPAGEAQAPAGAEPPAG, translated from the coding sequence ATGGCCGGAAGGCTGCTCGAGGAGTTCAGGCAGTTTGCGCTCAAGGGAAACGCGATCGACATGGCGGTCGGCGTGGTGGTAGGGACCGCATTCAACAAGATTGTCGATTCGATGGTAAACGATCTCTTCCTGCCGCCTCTGGGGATTGCCGTCGGCGGGGTCGATTTCAAGGATCTCCTCTGGGTGCTCAAGCCGGCGGTCACCGCGGGGGGAAAGGTCGTGAGCCCCGAGGTGGCGATCCGCTACGGGCAGTTCGTGAACGCGGTGATCCAGTTCCTGATCATCGCCTGGAGCGTCTTCCTGGCGGTCAAGGTGATGACGAAGCTCGGCACGCTTACGCTCCGCCAAGGCCCAAAGCCGCCCGCGGGAGAGGCGCAGGCTCCCGCGGGCGCCGAGCCTCCGGCGGGCTGA
- a CDS encoding ABC transporter permease has product MAEKTLSEPARTFRFEIVPEGPDNLRLRLSGPLDTETVSRFWKPLQRRLGRLPFRLLHIEAAAVTRWDSAGIAFLQILRRQAEARLKAEVRIEGLPPEWESTWNPPAASEPKEGRPEEGDAGLIGTIGHTAIEEVTLATDAVAFVGRLTRGLGAAFRPRIFRPREFLRVFESAGVDALPIVSLISFLIGLVIAFESARPLATFGAQIFIANMIGLLMTREMGPIMTAILLAGRSGSAFAAELGTMKVNEELDALKTMGIDPVRFLVIQRVLAGIVVTPLLTIYSMFIGVLGGVLVMVALGYPLEAVYHQMDSAVRIEDILIGVIKGAVFGLLIAASGCFLGLRTREGPAAVGASATGAVVTGILLIIVADALFSVLLYLLDL; this is encoded by the coding sequence ATGGCGGAGAAAACGTTGTCGGAGCCGGCAAGGACCTTTCGCTTCGAGATCGTCCCAGAGGGCCCGGACAACCTCCGGTTGCGGCTTTCGGGCCCGCTCGATACCGAGACCGTCTCCCGCTTCTGGAAACCCCTCCAGCGGCGCTTGGGGCGGCTCCCGTTTCGCTTGCTCCATATTGAAGCTGCGGCAGTCACCCGGTGGGATAGCGCCGGGATCGCTTTTCTCCAGATCCTTCGTCGCCAAGCCGAGGCTCGGCTCAAGGCGGAGGTGCGGATCGAAGGGCTCCCTCCGGAATGGGAGAGCACCTGGAATCCCCCAGCAGCATCCGAGCCCAAGGAAGGCAGGCCGGAAGAAGGGGACGCGGGCCTGATTGGTACGATCGGGCATACCGCGATCGAGGAGGTGACCCTCGCGACCGACGCGGTGGCCTTCGTCGGGCGGCTGACGCGCGGCTTGGGCGCCGCGTTCCGTCCGCGCATCTTCCGGCCCCGGGAGTTTCTTCGCGTCTTCGAATCGGCGGGGGTCGACGCCCTTCCCATCGTCTCCCTGATCAGCTTCCTGATCGGCCTGGTCATCGCCTTCGAATCGGCCCGACCGCTCGCCACCTTCGGCGCCCAGATTTTCATCGCGAACATGATCGGCCTCCTCATGACTCGGGAGATGGGTCCGATCATGACGGCGATCCTGCTGGCCGGCCGCTCCGGCTCGGCCTTTGCCGCCGAGCTCGGCACGATGAAGGTCAACGAGGAGCTCGACGCCCTGAAGACCATGGGGATCGATCCCGTCCGCTTCCTCGTCATCCAGCGCGTGCTCGCGGGCATCGTCGTCACCCCCCTGTTGACGATCTACTCGATGTTCATCGGCGTCCTCGGTGGAGTCCTGGTCATGGTCGCCTTGGGCTATCCGCTGGAAGCCGTCTACCACCAGATGGATTCGGCCGTCCGGATCGAGGACATCCTGATCGGGGTCATCAAAGGGGCGGTCTTCGGCCTGCTCATCGCCGCCAGCGGCTGCTTCCTCGGCCTGCGGACCCGAGAAGGGCCGGCGGCCGTCGGAGCCTCGGCCACGGGAGCGGTCGTGACAGGAATCCTCCTCATCATCGTCGCCGATGCCCTCTTCTCCGTCCTCCTCTACCTCCTCGACCTATGA
- a CDS encoding RNA-guided endonuclease TnpB family protein produces the protein MRRLQAFKYQLRPDGQQERQMRRFAGSCRVVFNEALSLQMARYDAGEKRLGYAGLCKELTKWRNGDPMPSGRVAPWLADAPVHPLPQALKDLERAYSNFFAQRADFPRFKKKGQSDRFRYPDPKQIKLDQANSRLFLPKLGWLRVRLSREALGTVKNVTVSQSCGKWYVSIQTEREVEQPIPKGGAVGIDMGVARFATLSDGTFYAPLNSFKRHETALCKAQQAMSRKIKCSNNWKKAKARIQKIHSRIGNARRDSLHKVTTTISKNHAMVCIEDLQVRNMSQSASGTADAPGRNVRAKSGLNKSILDQGWFEFRRQLEYKMEWRGGWLLVVPPQNTSRTCPCCGHGSADNRRTQARFMCGECGFEENADLVGAIHVLRAGHARIACEVSGIESPAAGTRRSGSFRFKPGLSAVGISGI, from the coding sequence ATGCGGCGGCTGCAAGCCTTTAAGTACCAACTGCGGCCAGACGGCCAGCAAGAGCGGCAAATGCGCCGCTTCGCTGGCTCGTGTCGGGTTGTGTTCAACGAGGCGTTGAGCTTGCAGATGGCACGTTACGATGCCGGAGAGAAGAGGCTCGGTTACGCCGGGCTGTGCAAGGAACTTACGAAATGGCGTAACGGCGATCCCATGCCTTCCGGGCGTGTCGCGCCTTGGCTGGCCGATGCGCCCGTTCATCCCTTGCCACAGGCGCTCAAGGATTTGGAGCGGGCCTACAGTAACTTTTTTGCCCAGCGGGCCGACTTCCCGCGCTTCAAGAAGAAGGGCCAGTCGGATCGCTTCCGTTACCCCGACCCGAAACAGATCAAGCTCGACCAGGCGAATAGCCGCCTGTTCCTGCCCAAGCTGGGCTGGCTGCGGGTCCGCCTCAGCCGGGAGGCGCTTGGGACGGTGAAGAACGTCACCGTCAGCCAGTCCTGCGGCAAGTGGTACGTGAGCATCCAGACCGAGCGCGAAGTCGAGCAACCCATCCCGAAGGGCGGCGCGGTCGGCATCGACATGGGCGTGGCGCGGTTCGCCACGCTTTCGGATGGCACGTTCTATGCGCCGCTCAACAGCTTCAAGCGGCATGAAACCGCCCTGTGCAAGGCGCAGCAGGCCATGAGCCGCAAGATCAAGTGCAGCAACAACTGGAAGAAGGCCAAGGCCCGAATCCAGAAGATTCATTCCCGCATCGGCAATGCCCGCCGCGACTCCCTGCACAAAGTCACGACCACGATCAGCAAAAACCACGCGATGGTGTGCATCGAGGACTTGCAGGTGCGGAACATGTCCCAGTCGGCTTCGGGCACGGCGGATGCGCCGGGAAGGAATGTTCGGGCCAAGTCTGGACTCAACAAGTCCATCCTCGACCAAGGCTGGTTCGAGTTCCGGCGGCAGCTGGAGTACAAGATGGAGTGGAGAGGCGGCTGGCTCCTTGTCGTGCCGCCGCAGAACACGAGCCGGACCTGTCCGTGTTGCGGCCATGGGTCGGCGGACAACCGTCGGACGCAAGCCCGGTTCATGTGTGGGGAGTGCGGTTTTGAGGAAAACGCCGATTTGGTCGGCGCGATCCATGTTCTAAGGGCGGGGCACGCCCGGATCGCCTGTGAAGTGAGCGGCATCGAGTCGCCAGCAGCAGGAACCCGCCGAAGCGGCTCATTCCGGTTCAAGCCCGGATTGAGCGCCGTAGGAATCTCCGGAATTTAG
- the glgP gene encoding alpha-glucan family phosphorylase: protein MALTHYFARQLPSELAGLEDLAADLLWLSHAGSEKIWQMMDAKLWGETTNPWFLLESVSETRLEQLRGNPVFLEELQKQLAKRKAYLECPTWFDATHSLHGLGRVAYFSMEFGLGEALPIYSGGLGILAGDCLKAASDLGIPMIGIGLLYQQGYFRQGIAADGHQMEYFPYNDPTLLPVVPVRDPSGEWLRVSVALPGRELVLRVWQATVGRVPLYLLDSNDPVNAPADRTITGSLYGGGPEMRLLQEITLGIGGWRVLQQLGNDCHLCHLNEGHAAFAVLERARTFAQQTGQSFAVSLRATRAGNLFTTHTPVPAGFDSFFPGLVRHYLACFAGECGISVEEILRLGRLGDGADEPFNMAYLAIRGSAAVNGVSRLHGEVSRRIFQPLFPRWPQEEVPVGHVTNGIHVPTWHSAESDELWGKICGPNRWRQTTEVLEERYRQASDLDLWEFRMRSRMNLILSIRRRRKCHCSLLGKEAEEMSSCSCVFEPNTLTLGFARRFATYKRPDLLLHDPGRLLRILSNPSAPMQLAIAGKAHPADGFGKELIRRWNAFAEQPEVSGRIVFLDDYDMRMAKELVSGVDLWINNPRRPWEASGTSGMKLLANGGLNLSELDGWWVEAYRPELGWALGDGREHGEDPAWDAAEAEQLYRLLEQEVAPAFYERDSRGIPTRWIGKMRESVAELTGYFSTNRMVRQYTGEYYHPLNVAYLKRSAKNGARAQEIEERLREIALHWKEVRFGPLSVETGETGHHFTLPVYLDEISPQWVQVELFADPATGEGGKPFCLPMERAEPLAGAINAFLFRATVPAGRPAGDYTPRVRPFHPDLFVPLEANQIHWYA, encoded by the coding sequence ATGGCCCTCACCCACTACTTCGCTCGCCAGCTGCCGTCTGAGCTCGCCGGATTGGAGGACCTTGCCGCCGACCTGCTCTGGCTCTCGCACGCCGGATCCGAGAAGATCTGGCAGATGATGGATGCCAAGCTCTGGGGAGAGACCACCAACCCCTGGTTCCTCCTGGAGAGCGTCTCGGAGACCCGATTGGAGCAGCTCCGCGGAAACCCCGTCTTTCTCGAGGAGCTCCAGAAGCAGCTTGCGAAGCGAAAGGCCTACCTGGAGTGCCCGACCTGGTTCGACGCGACCCATAGCCTCCATGGCCTGGGGCGCGTCGCCTACTTCAGCATGGAGTTCGGCCTCGGCGAAGCGCTGCCCATCTACTCCGGCGGGTTAGGCATCCTCGCCGGCGACTGCCTCAAGGCGGCGAGCGACCTGGGGATCCCGATGATCGGCATCGGCCTCCTCTACCAGCAAGGATACTTCCGCCAGGGCATTGCGGCGGACGGCCATCAGATGGAGTACTTCCCCTACAACGACCCGACGCTTCTCCCGGTCGTCCCGGTCCGGGACCCCAGCGGGGAGTGGCTTCGCGTGTCGGTGGCACTGCCCGGGCGCGAGCTCGTTCTGCGCGTCTGGCAGGCGACCGTGGGGCGGGTGCCCCTCTACCTGCTCGACAGCAACGACCCCGTCAACGCTCCCGCCGACCGGACGATCACGGGATCGCTCTACGGCGGGGGGCCGGAGATGCGCCTGCTCCAGGAGATCACGCTCGGGATCGGGGGATGGCGCGTCCTGCAGCAGCTCGGAAACGACTGCCATCTCTGCCACCTCAACGAGGGCCACGCGGCCTTCGCCGTCCTCGAACGGGCCCGCACCTTCGCCCAGCAGACCGGCCAGTCCTTCGCGGTCTCCCTTCGGGCGACCCGGGCGGGAAACCTCTTCACGACCCATACGCCGGTACCGGCGGGCTTCGACTCCTTCTTTCCCGGCCTGGTCCGTCATTACCTCGCCTGTTTCGCCGGGGAGTGCGGGATCTCGGTCGAGGAGATCCTCCGGCTGGGGCGGCTTGGGGACGGGGCGGACGAGCCGTTCAACATGGCCTACCTCGCGATCCGGGGATCGGCCGCCGTCAATGGCGTGAGCCGCCTCCACGGGGAGGTCAGCCGCAGGATCTTTCAACCCCTCTTCCCCCGGTGGCCGCAGGAAGAGGTGCCGGTCGGCCATGTCACCAACGGCATCCACGTTCCAACCTGGCATTCCGCCGAATCCGACGAGTTGTGGGGCAAGATCTGCGGACCCAACCGCTGGCGGCAGACCACCGAGGTCCTGGAAGAGCGCTACCGGCAGGCGAGCGATCTCGATCTCTGGGAGTTCCGGATGAGGAGCCGGATGAATCTCATCCTCTCGATCCGGAGACGGCGAAAATGCCACTGCTCCCTTTTAGGGAAAGAGGCCGAGGAGATGAGCAGCTGCTCCTGCGTCTTCGAACCGAACACGCTGACGTTGGGCTTCGCCCGGCGATTTGCCACCTATAAGCGTCCCGACCTCCTTCTCCACGATCCGGGCCGGCTGCTCCGGATTCTCTCGAACCCCTCCGCACCGATGCAGCTGGCGATCGCCGGCAAGGCGCATCCCGCCGACGGCTTCGGCAAGGAGCTGATCCGCCGCTGGAATGCCTTCGCCGAGCAGCCGGAGGTGAGCGGCCGCATCGTCTTCCTCGATGACTACGACATGCGCATGGCCAAGGAGCTCGTCTCTGGCGTCGACCTCTGGATCAACAATCCGAGAAGACCCTGGGAGGCGAGCGGGACCAGCGGCATGAAGCTCCTGGCCAACGGCGGCCTCAACCTTTCCGAGCTCGACGGCTGGTGGGTCGAGGCCTACCGCCCGGAGCTGGGATGGGCGCTCGGCGACGGCCGGGAGCATGGGGAGGATCCCGCCTGGGACGCGGCCGAGGCGGAGCAGCTCTATCGCCTATTGGAGCAGGAGGTCGCTCCCGCCTTCTACGAGCGCGACTCCCGAGGCATCCCCACCCGCTGGATTGGCAAGATGCGCGAGAGCGTCGCCGAGCTCACCGGCTACTTCTCCACCAACCGGATGGTCCGCCAGTACACCGGGGAGTACTACCACCCGCTCAACGTCGCCTATCTCAAGCGTTCCGCCAAGAACGGCGCTCGAGCACAAGAGATCGAGGAGCGGCTCCGCGAGATCGCCCTCCATTGGAAGGAGGTTCGCTTCGGTCCCCTTTCGGTCGAGACGGGGGAGACCGGGCACCACTTCACGCTGCCCGTCTACCTCGACGAGATCTCGCCCCAATGGGTCCAGGTGGAGCTCTTTGCCGACCCGGCCACCGGAGAGGGGGGGAAACCCTTCTGCCTTCCGATGGAGCGGGCGGAGCCGCTCGCGGGAGCCATCAACGCCTTTCTCTTTCGGGCCACCGTTCCCGCCGGAAGACCGGCGGGCGACTACACGCCGCGCGTCCGGCCCTTCCATCCAGACCTCTTCGTCCCGCTCGAGGCGAACCAGATCCACTGGTACGCGTAA
- a CDS encoding N-acetylmuramoyl-L-alanine amidase produces MKVISLRWLLAGLAALAGGLVPFVGSAAPIRPFSTVLIDPGHGGTDNGGTSRPLPGGRLLEKDLALDTARRVARLLKADGFRVVMTRTDDRFVDLDERVRVANRLGPGTVVVSIHYNAVGDRSVRGAETYFWHADSHGLATRIEHYLAGVVGSSGRGVVRRRLRLTRNPAIPAVLAECAYLTNAREAGLVAQPQVRERIARAIAEGIVEESRLGDQGIAAVPEIWAPLSRGSEARTVSKHSRKKRHGKHRTKAVSAVGGAWPPPSQEFPPEGFAWRGAAFDPIA; encoded by the coding sequence GTGAAAGTGATCTCGTTGCGGTGGCTCCTGGCGGGGCTGGCGGCCTTAGCCGGGGGTTTGGTTCCCTTCGTGGGTTCGGCGGCGCCGATCCGCCCGTTTTCGACGGTGCTCATCGACCCCGGCCATGGAGGGACGGATAACGGGGGAACGAGCCGGCCGCTTCCGGGCGGAAGGCTTCTGGAAAAGGATCTCGCGCTCGATACGGCCCGGAGGGTGGCCAGGCTTTTGAAGGCGGACGGCTTCCGGGTCGTGATGACGCGGACCGACGACCGGTTCGTCGATCTCGACGAGCGGGTGAGGGTCGCCAACCGGCTCGGGCCGGGGACGGTGGTGGTCAGCATCCACTACAACGCCGTTGGGGATCGGAGCGTGCGGGGAGCGGAGACCTACTTCTGGCATGCCGACAGCCACGGACTCGCCACGCGCATCGAGCACTACCTGGCGGGTGTCGTCGGCTCGTCGGGTCGCGGGGTGGTCCGCCGGAGGCTGCGGCTGACCCGTAATCCGGCGATCCCCGCGGTTCTCGCCGAATGCGCCTACCTGACCAATGCGCGCGAGGCGGGGCTGGTCGCGCAGCCGCAGGTGCGGGAGCGGATCGCCCGGGCGATTGCGGAGGGGATCGTGGAGGAGTCGCGCTTGGGAGACCAAGGGATCGCGGCTGTTCCGGAGATCTGGGCGCCGCTCTCCCGAGGCTCGGAAGCCCGCACGGTTTCGAAGCACTCGCGCAAGAAGCGGCATGGCAAGCATCGGACGAAGGCGGTCAGCGCAGTCGGAGGGGCCTGGCCTCCTCCCTCCCAGGAGTTTCCTCCGGAGGGATTCGCTTGGCGGGGCGCGGCGTTTGACCCGATCGCTTGA